CGCAACCACCGGCCTCTGTCCCGCCGCGTAGTCGAACCCAAGCGTCACCTTCTCCACACGTCCCTCCGGATGAAAGATGAAGTAGTCCACCGGCCCGCCCTCCACCAGGATGTGCGTGTCGTCCGGCTCCAGCCAGTGCAAATAATTTATCGGCCTCTCCCGCGTAAGCATGTAGTAATTCTGGCTTTGCACCGCGAGCATGCGCCCACCAACCGTCACCTTCTGCGCAGAGACTCCGATGATCCCCAGATACCCCGACTCCTTCGGCAGCACCGACAGCTTCAGCGTACGAATCAACTCCCTCGCCCGCGCATCGGTCGCGGCAGGAGTTGCCCCCTGCAAACCAATCATTCCCGCCACGCATATCGCCGCGAGTAAAAATCGCCTCATGCCCGCAGACTAGCAGACGCGAACCAGCAGACTAAGCCTCAAGCCCAGCCGCGACATCCTCATCCACCACCGTCGCCGCGCCACTCTTCATCTTCGAGCTGGTCACCAGAAACACCGCCACCAGAATCGCCGCCATCCCCACATACTCCACCGCAACAAAGCGCTCCTTCAGCAGGATCACCCCAAGAATCACCGCGATCACCGGATTCACATACGCATACGTCGCCACCTTCGACACAGCCACATGGTCCAGCAGATAGACATACGCGCTGTAAGTAAGAATCGATCCAAACGCCACCAGATAAAGCGTCGAAGCCCAGGCCTGCAATCCCCACTGCGCCCCGTGGTATCCCTTCGTCACCACCAGCATCAACGCATTGAATACGCCGCCGAACAGCATCTCCCATCCCGCCGCCGCGAATCCGCTAATCTGAAACGTCGATCGCCGCGAGATCACCGACGCGCCCGTCCAGCACATCGCTCCGCCCAGCGTCACTCCAGCCGCGACGATCTGCCGCGAGTCGCCACGCAGTCCCTCCCGCAATCCAGGCCACAGCAGAAACACAATACCCGCGAACCCAATGCAGATCCCAACCCACCCCTTCGCTCTCAACCCTTCGCCTCTGGGCAGCACAATCTCGATCAGCGCCGCATACAAGGGGACCACCGCCACCAGTAGCGCCGCCAGCCCCGTCGGAAGATACTGCTCCGCCCAGATCACCGACGTATTCCCGCACCCCAGCATCAGTACCCCAATCACCACCAACCGCGCCAGCTCCTGCCGATTCGGCCACATCTTCCTCTTCAGCGCAGCCGACGCAGCCAGCATCAGCACGCCCGCCAGCAGAAACCGCACGCTCCCCAGCACAAACGGCGGCAGCACCTCCACCCCATACCGCATCGCCAGGTAGGTCGATCCCCAGAAGAGATACACGCACGCAAAGCACAGCAGAATCCGCGTTCGATTTGGCGTTGAATTGACGGGCATTCCTCAATGGTATCGCGCCTTTGCCTCGCGGCCACGCCTGCATTCAAAGCCCTCGCGGTGCTACGATAAGGAGATGGTGCTTCGTCCTGCGGCCTTATTGCTCCTTCTTCTCGTCTGTGTCTCTGCGCGCTCTCAAACTCCCGACCAGTCCTCCGCCCAGCCCAATCCCAACCTGCCGCGGAGCTTCCACGATCAGGATCTGAACATCACCTACTTCTACCCCGGCCGCTTCGTGCCCGACCCCGCCAGCGTCGCCGAAAGAACCGCCCCAGAGTCCTCCAGCTCAACCACCGCCGCGTCGCCGAAGTGTGCCCGCTCCACCTTCTTCGCCAACTCGGTCACCCCGGTCGACACCTCATCCTTCGTCCTCTCCACCATCGACAACACCTGCCCCAACGTCCTCCGCGGTGCCACCACGCTCGGCCCCTTCATCCGCGAGCAGATCCTCCGTCAGCTCAAGCAGTACGGCGAGCCAACCGTCACCCAGGAGGCCACCCGTTACACCATCGACGGCCACCCCGCAGCCATCGTCCTGGCCTCAGTCCCCATGCCAGCCACAGCAGGCAAAATTCCCCAGACCACCTACGCCGCCAAAGCCTGCTTCCTCGGCAACATCCCCGTTAAAGCAAAGAAGAAGTCTGACCCCGTCGATCCCACCCGTCACGTCCTCTGCCTCGACTACACCACCCTGCACAGCGATCTCTACCATCTCCTGTTCGCCTTCAGCCTGCAGTTCGACAACGACACCCCCCAGCCCCTGGTCCCGGGCAGCGTCATCCGCTAGCGCAACATTGTCCTGCCAGCAACACGAGCAATCTGCCCCGCGTTACTCCTCGCGCAGCAGCAGCAAAGGATCCGTAGCCAGCGCACGCCGCGCCGGAATCCAGCCAGCCAGCAACCCCAGCAGAAGCATCGTCACCACCACCCCACCCAGCACAATCGGATCCCACGGCGTAGCCTGAGACACAATAAAAGCAATCACTTTGCCCGCCGCAAGACCAAGCAAGATCCCGACAGCCGAACCGAACGCCAGTAATCGGAACGTCTGCCCCAACGCCGCCTGCAACAGCTCCCTCCGTTGCGCCCCCAGCGCGATGCGAATCCCAAACTCGCGCAGCCGCTTGCTCACCGAGAAAGACGCCATGCCAAAGATCCCAACCACGGACAGCATCGCGCCCATAACCCCCAATACGCCCAGCGAAATCGTCGCCATCCGTGGACCAAACAGAAACGCGTCCAGAGTCTTATAGCGCGTCTGGATATAAACCGGTAGTCCGGCATCCATATTCCGCAACGTATTCCTGATGGCTTGTCCCAGCTGCTCCGGATCGCGGCTTGACCTCACCACAAGAAAGGCTGAGTTCGATGGTGATTGCAGAATGGGAAGAAACATCACAGGCTGTGGATCTTCCGTGAGACTTCCATATCTTCCATCCTCCGCAATTCCCACAACCTGAATGCGCGCTCCATCCGGCATCTTGAAGTACGCGCCCATAGCCTTTGCTTCGGAGCCGAAGATCTTCCGCGCAAACTGTCGATTCACCACCGCCACGCGCGGCTTGTCTTTGTCCTCCTGCCACGTGAAGGCCCTTCCCGACACCAGTGCTGTACCTGCCGCTTGAAAGTATTCAGGCGAGACCTTGAACATCAGTGCGTCTGATGCGGCATTCGCAGGCCTCAGATCCGTCGTACTGTCGGCGAAGACATTCGAGTCCGGTTGCGCATCCCCCAGGGGCACCTGATCAGCGAAACCCACGGACTCAACGCCCGGAATCGCCGCCAACGCATCCATCATGCGCTTTTGCATCGGCGGCACTTTGTCGCCCCGATAGCCCGCCATATTCAAGTCTGTCTCTACCAGCATTGTGTTCTGCAGCTCGAAGCCGAAGTTGTTGTGCAGCGAATGCGCCAATCCGCGCACGGCGACGATCGAAGAAGTGACGAGCACGGCGCAGATTGCAATCTGCACGACAAGAAGCAGATCGCGGAAACTCAGCCGCAAACCAAACCTGCCGCGCTTCGCCTCTACTGCGCCGCCCTTCACCGCCTCATACGGATCGGTGCGAAGAACCTGCCCAACCGGCACTGCGCCAAACAGTAATCCACTGGCCAACGCCAGAAACAAAGCAACCGCATACACCTTTACATCCGGATTCACGGACATATGAAGAGGCCACCGGGAGATCGGCTGCCAAACACTCAACGCCCTCAACAGCACCACGCTGCCTGCAAGTCCAACCGCCCCGCCCACCAGCGAAATCAGAACCGCCTCTGCAAAGAGTCCCCGCAGAATCCGTTTACGACTCGACCCAAGCGCCAGCCGCAGAGCGATCTCACGCGATCGATCCGAAGCGCGCGCCGCAAACAGGCTGCCGAGGTTGGCACAGGCAGCCAGCAGAATCAATCCCGCCAACAGCATCAGCGCGGTCATAAACGTCCGCACAGGGCGGCCAACGTAGTCCCCATAAAGACCCGGACGCGCCAGCTTGAAGCTCATCTTGGGATCGTCTTTGGGGTACGCCTTCTCGAGAGATGCTCCAACCGAGTTCAGATCCGCAATCGCCTGTGCCGGAGTCACTCCCGCCTTCAGGTGTCCCAGCGTCATAAAGACCCAGCGATCGCCGCGATTGTTCAGATCGTTCTCATCGAACTGCGCGTGATTCACAATCGGCACAAAAAAGTCGGGATTGAAGAACATGAGAGTGCCATGAAACTCAGGTGGTCCCACCCCGATGATGGTGTACGGAAACTTGTTCAGCCGGACGACACGACCGACGACGCTCGGATCACCCTGAAAGTGGCTGTGCCAGTAGTCGTACGTCAGCACGATGTAGGGTGCGCTGTTCGGACCGTGTTCATCGGAGCCATGAAAGAACCTGCCCAGATACGGCTTGAGGCCCAAAGCATCGAAGTAATTTCCACTGGCCTCATCAACCCATGCGCGTGAGGGATCGTTGCCCGTATCCAGCGCCGCCTCCAAGATGTTATAAGCCGCCAGAGTCTCAAAGCTGTGGTTGCGGTCCCGCAGGTCGAGATAGTCCGGATACGACTCGGACATATCGCTGGACAACCGCCACGGCCCGTAGAGGCTCTCTGACTGGGGCACATTCAACGGCCGCAGGATGAACGCATTCAAAACAGCAAACACCACTGCATTCGCCCCGATCGCAAACGCCAGTGTCAAAACAGCAACAATCGCGAAGCCGGGTTTCTTAGCCATTCTGCGCAGCGCGAAACGAATGTCCAGAACAAGCCCCTCGCCGAACTGGCCGCCAAGCGCATCGCGGCTCTCCTCTTTCAGTCGCTGATAACCGCCAAACTCGATACGCGCACGCCTCTCTGCCTCTGCGCGCGGAAGCCCGCCACGCTCGAGATCATCGGCGCGATGTTGAATGTGCGAGCGAAGCTCCTCCTCGATCTCACGATCGATCTCAGCACGATGGAAGAGGTTCGAAGCAAAGGAGCGTAGAGAGTCGAAGAGTCTCATATTTCCTCCGGTTGCGTAGCAAGTGCGCTGGCGATCGCGGTAGCCAGGCGGTTCCAACTGTCCGTCTCTTCCTGCAGACGCTTACGGCCTACCGCAGTCAGTTCGTAAAACTTGGCCCGACGATTATTTTCCGAGGTGCCCCAATCGGCCTTCAGCAGACCCTGGCGCAGCAGCCGAAACAACCCTGGATAAAGCGCACCCTGTTCAATCAACAGCGCCCCGCCGGAGATCTGCTCAATGCGCAGAAGCACGCCATACCCATGCAACGGCCCAAGCGAGACCGCGCGCAGAATCAGCAAATCAAGTGTGCCGGGAAGAAGTTGGGCCTGGGTAGTCAAGTGTCTCCCCCTAAGATGATTAGGAGACTAGACCCACTTCCCTAAGCTGTCAAGGAGAGTTTATTGCCAAAACGCCATGTCCTGCCGGACGGGCCCACTGCGCGTGGGGCGGTCACTTCGTGACGCGTATACCGGTCCCGGCAGGATCAACCTCGAATGTTCTCCCGTTGATCGAAATCAATATATCCTCCGACCAACGGGAGGACCACGCGAAGCTTTAAAAAGGCGTGCGAACGCCCGCCCCACGCGCAGTGGGCCCGTCCGGCAGGACACAGGTTTTCGAGTGTTACCACGATAAGGTATACTCACCGCCAAAGGCAGACTCCCCATGAAATCGCTGTTCGACACAGCCCGGAGCAATCGCAGCGCAGCCTTCCAGTGCCGCCCCAAGCGCCACCAGATGCCGCGCCGCCATCTCCGCGTCCTGCCCAGCCTCACGCGACCTAGTCTCTTCGCCGGCGACTAAGCTCGAACACCCCACCAGCCGGCGAAGTCCTCGCCACCAGCGCAAACCGTTCTCTCTGCAACCACAGAGCGCCGCCGTCCACACCTGGAACGGATACGAGCACGAACGGAAAGAC
This sequence is a window from Edaphobacter lichenicola. Protein-coding genes within it:
- a CDS encoding PadR family transcriptional regulator, with protein sequence MTTQAQLLPGTLDLLILRAVSLGPLHGYGVLLRIEQISGGALLIEQGALYPGLFRLLRQGLLKADWGTSENNRRAKFYELTAVGRKRLQEETDSWNRLATAIASALATQPEEI
- a CDS encoding cupin domain-containing protein, which translates into the protein MIGLQGATPAATDARARELIRTLKLSVLPKESGYLGIIGVSAQKVTVGGRMLAVQSQNYYMLTRERPINYLHWLEPDDTHILVEGGPVDYFIFHPEGRVEKVTLGFDYAAGQRPVVAVPGGCWKALRLHEGASFALMVNTLSPEFTPDRVRIGEGAEWVKRFASAAPWATPETLREFIGPNWVK
- a CDS encoding ABC transporter permease gives rise to the protein MRLFDSLRSFASNLFHRAEIDREIEEELRSHIQHRADDLERGGLPRAEAERRARIEFGGYQRLKEESRDALGGQFGEGLVLDIRFALRRMAKKPGFAIVAVLTLAFAIGANAVVFAVLNAFILRPLNVPQSESLYGPWRLSSDMSESYPDYLDLRDRNHSFETLAAYNILEAALDTGNDPSRAWVDEASGNYFDALGLKPYLGRFFHGSDEHGPNSAPYIVLTYDYWHSHFQGDPSVVGRVVRLNKFPYTIIGVGPPEFHGTLMFFNPDFFVPIVNHAQFDENDLNNRGDRWVFMTLGHLKAGVTPAQAIADLNSVGASLEKAYPKDDPKMSFKLARPGLYGDYVGRPVRTFMTALMLLAGLILLAACANLGSLFAARASDRSREIALRLALGSSRKRILRGLFAEAVLISLVGGAVGLAGSVVLLRALSVWQPISRWPLHMSVNPDVKVYAVALFLALASGLLFGAVPVGQVLRTDPYEAVKGGAVEAKRGRFGLRLSFRDLLLVVQIAICAVLVTSSIVAVRGLAHSLHNNFGFELQNTMLVETDLNMAGYRGDKVPPMQKRMMDALAAIPGVESVGFADQVPLGDAQPDSNVFADSTTDLRPANAASDALMFKVSPEYFQAAGTALVSGRAFTWQEDKDKPRVAVVNRQFARKIFGSEAKAMGAYFKMPDGARIQVVGIAEDGRYGSLTEDPQPVMFLPILQSPSNSAFLVVRSSRDPEQLGQAIRNTLRNMDAGLPVYIQTRYKTLDAFLFGPRMATISLGVLGVMGAMLSVVGIFGMASFSVSKRLREFGIRIALGAQRRELLQAALGQTFRLLAFGSAVGILLGLAAGKVIAFIVSQATPWDPIVLGGVVVTMLLLGLLAGWIPARRALATDPLLLLREE
- a CDS encoding EamA family transporter, with product MPVNSTPNRTRILLCFACVYLFWGSTYLAMRYGVEVLPPFVLGSVRFLLAGVLMLAASAALKRKMWPNRQELARLVVIGVLMLGCGNTSVIWAEQYLPTGLAALLVAVVPLYAALIEIVLPRGEGLRAKGWVGICIGFAGIVFLLWPGLREGLRGDSRQIVAAGVTLGGAMCWTGASVISRRSTFQISGFAAAGWEMLFGGVFNALMLVVTKGYHGAQWGLQAWASTLYLVAFGSILTYSAYVYLLDHVAVSKVATYAYVNPVIAVILGVILLKERFVAVEYVGMAAILVAVFLVTSSKMKSGAATVVDEDVAAGLEA